In uncultured Cohaesibacter sp., a genomic segment contains:
- a CDS encoding HlyD family type I secretion periplasmic adaptor subunit: MKLFASKSTGLDSKTLTLPLALEAEQPPQLFAYVVTGCLVFLSAFIIWAFVTSVLEVTHAGGQIQPIGSVQTVQHLEGGYIEQILVSEGDRVRAGQPLVRLRPTATESERDQLAVRAASLRMSIATTDALIDQKDSLSFGELGRQYGDIAQSQMGVFSSEKERINRELAKFASQLARREAEYRSAVAEQKSAVKRMEIAKEQFDMLNGLLKQQYASRRSVLEAEAALEEARARLYSLDGRISTSKEQAREAQIQLDEARANIFSDLAKEKSKNASELAEVDRLLAKQQDRVTSLDLVAPTDGIVQELPINTVGAVVRSGEVVARIVPDDRKIVAEVRVKPKDIGHIHLNADAKVTVSAFDPYVFGSLEGKVKTISATSFEDEEGQPYFKVQVALDQNEFNRKGMAYPVLPGMVVTADIVTGSKSLARYLLKPVYRSMDVAFSER; encoded by the coding sequence GTGAAATTGTTCGCGTCGAAAAGCACAGGTCTTGATTCCAAGACATTGACACTGCCGCTGGCGCTCGAGGCCGAGCAGCCGCCGCAGCTTTTCGCCTATGTGGTGACGGGCTGTCTGGTGTTTCTAAGTGCATTCATCATCTGGGCCTTTGTCACCTCTGTGCTTGAGGTCACCCATGCTGGCGGCCAGATTCAGCCGATCGGTTCGGTGCAGACCGTACAGCATCTTGAAGGTGGCTATATCGAGCAAATCCTTGTCTCTGAAGGCGACAGGGTGCGCGCGGGACAGCCGCTGGTGCGTCTGCGCCCGACGGCAACAGAGAGCGAGCGCGATCAACTCGCCGTCAGAGCCGCTTCCCTGCGCATGTCGATTGCGACCACCGACGCGCTGATAGATCAGAAAGACAGCCTTTCATTCGGTGAGCTTGGGCGCCAATATGGCGATATAGCCCAATCCCAGATGGGGGTCTTCTCATCGGAAAAAGAACGCATAAACCGGGAACTGGCGAAATTCGCTTCCCAGCTTGCCCGTCGCGAAGCGGAATATCGCTCCGCTGTGGCGGAGCAGAAGAGCGCTGTCAAGCGCATGGAAATTGCCAAGGAGCAATTTGACATGCTCAACGGTCTGCTCAAGCAGCAATATGCCTCCCGCCGGTCGGTGCTGGAAGCCGAAGCCGCGCTGGAAGAAGCCCGCGCCCGGCTCTATTCCCTCGATGGGCGGATTTCCACCTCCAAGGAGCAGGCCCGCGAAGCCCAGATCCAGCTTGATGAAGCCCGCGCCAATATCTTCAGCGATCTGGCCAAGGAAAAATCCAAGAATGCCAGCGAGCTTGCTGAGGTTGATCGCCTGCTTGCCAAGCAGCAGGATCGTGTGACCAGCCTTGATCTGGTCGCGCCGACCGATGGGATCGTTCAGGAATTGCCGATCAATACGGTTGGGGCCGTTGTTCGCTCCGGGGAAGTGGTTGCCCGTATTGTGCCTGATGACCGCAAGATCGTGGCTGAAGTGCGGGTCAAGCCGAAAGATATCGGCCATATTCATCTGAATGCCGATGCAAAGGTAACCGTGTCGGCTTTCGATCCCTATGTTTTCGGCTCGCTTGAAGGCAAGGTCAAAACCATCTCCGCAACCTCCTTTGAGGATGAAGAGGGGCAACCCTATTTCAAGGTGCAGGTTGCGCTCGACCAGAATGAGTTCAATCGCAAGGGCATGGCCTATCCGGTGCTGCCCGGCATGGTCGTCACCGCCGATATCGTGACCGGTTCCAAATCCCTTGCCCGCTATCTGCTCAAGCCGGTTTACCGCTCCATGGATGTTGCCTTCTCCGAGCGCTGA
- a CDS encoding TolC family outer membrane protein yields the protein MSATAPVLGPWGCRAFAMALLTASLCLPVTPALADNLAQMLYDVYDNNPDIQAEEAGFQIKQAETQKANAALMPQVSAFAAQSMVEEELKSGRTERTRTSQYGIKASQRLFNGFQSRNNLIKAKYQEKSGYYEMRNREREILLEAVKAYMDVYAARQMISLRRTHVTNLEKQLKATRARIKAGELTRTDLSKTEALLYRARASLEGAHADLGGASGRYESLVGYAPGELIFPQMPERYLPVNAEEAAKKAIRMHPDLRASRANDKAADYAVKSAKGAFLPTLDLSGEYANNFASSAAETNESERSVSLRLSLPLFDGGARASEVQKARAARSQQLHQTNALTARIKADAREQYLRYKAAVASVRQASAEVEAATSLLRGIKMEEKAGQRSYLDILDAEVSLLDARELKIYSQADSVIAIYSYLAATGQLTVSGARKEFISNDPQTAAVVAKAKRLAALEKTAARKAGPRRSDDPWSGLR from the coding sequence ATGAGCGCCACAGCACCGGTGCTCGGCCCGTGGGGATGTCGGGCCTTTGCCATGGCGCTGCTGACCGCTAGCCTATGTCTGCCGGTCACGCCCGCCCTTGCGGACAATCTGGCCCAGATGCTTTATGACGTTTACGACAATAACCCCGATATTCAGGCCGAAGAGGCCGGGTTCCAGATCAAGCAGGCGGAAACCCAAAAGGCCAATGCGGCCCTGATGCCGCAGGTCAGCGCCTTTGCAGCCCAGTCGATGGTGGAAGAGGAACTCAAGTCCGGGCGCACCGAACGCACCCGCACCAGCCAGTATGGCATCAAGGCCAGCCAGCGCCTCTTCAATGGCTTTCAGAGCCGAAACAATCTGATAAAGGCGAAATACCAAGAAAAGTCAGGCTATTATGAGATGCGAAATCGGGAGCGGGAGATCCTTCTCGAAGCGGTCAAAGCCTATATGGATGTCTATGCAGCGCGCCAAATGATCAGCCTCAGGCGCACGCATGTGACCAATCTGGAAAAGCAGCTCAAGGCCACTCGCGCCCGCATCAAGGCAGGTGAACTGACCCGGACCGATTTGTCCAAGACCGAAGCATTGCTCTATCGCGCCCGCGCGTCGCTGGAAGGTGCCCATGCAGATCTTGGCGGGGCGTCCGGGCGATATGAATCTTTGGTTGGCTATGCGCCCGGCGAGTTGATCTTTCCGCAGATGCCCGAGCGCTATCTTCCGGTCAATGCGGAAGAAGCCGCAAAGAAAGCCATCCGCATGCATCCGGACCTCAGAGCCTCCCGCGCCAATGACAAGGCGGCCGATTATGCGGTCAAGTCAGCCAAGGGTGCTTTCCTGCCAACGCTCGATCTGAGCGGTGAATATGCCAATAATTTTGCCTCAAGCGCCGCCGAAACCAACGAGTCCGAACGTTCTGTGTCGCTGCGCCTCAGCCTGCCGCTGTTTGATGGCGGGGCGCGTGCGTCCGAGGTGCAAAAGGCGCGTGCTGCCAGAAGCCAGCAGTTGCATCAGACCAATGCCCTGACCGCTCGTATCAAGGCCGACGCGCGCGAACAATATCTGCGCTACAAGGCTGCAGTCGCGTCCGTGCGACAGGCCAGCGCCGAGGTGGAAGCCGCCACCAGTCTGTTGCGCGGCATCAAGATGGAAGAGAAGGCGGGGCAGCGTTCCTATCTGGACATTCTGGATGCGGAGGTCTCCCTGCTCGATGCACGCGAGCTGAAAATCTATTCGCAGGCAGATTCCGTCATTGCGATCTATAGCTATCTTGCCGCTACGGGCCAACTGACCGTATCCGGTGCGCGCAAGGAATTTATCAGCAATGATCCGCAAACAGCTGCGGTCGTCGCCAAGGCAAAGCGTCTGGCTGCGCTGGAGAAGACGGCTGCAAGGAAAGCCGGACCGCGCCGCTCCGATGATCCATGGAGTGGCTTGCGCTGA
- a CDS encoding EAL domain-containing protein, whose amino-acid sequence MALILIVDDQNTNRQIYAQIARRIETEIDVVTCSGPIEALSWLSQNSPDLILTDFSMPGMQGDDFIGQIRSDRRLADVPVIVVTVFEDRRLRLRALDAGATDLLISPVDHREFIARARNLLKMHRQSKVLSNRANSLLESLKKSESILAWTQRESESRLVNVINTLPVMVSATDLDGCYLFMNVNQANYLGLKVEQVVGRHRAEVFGSQVAERYDSIDQLVIAAKHGIRSFEEEIVGADGSKRIFLTNKSPLVEGEKVIGVVTSSQDITDRKAAETHLHHLAHHDSLTGLANRALLRDRVEREIGRCRRGDGRFALHLIDLDGFKQVNDVHGHGVGDELLVRVAEGLRAIGGKEDLVARLGGDEFAILQSNISSDRQIEDMCKAIMEHMPGTIAGAKLSTPVTASVGIAVHPEDGNSYEHLMRNADLAMYRTKAANGNGFSFFVANMDVRAREEQRLDNTLREALENNRFELLYQRQVDIKTGQIVGCEALLRMRDMHGGLVAPSEFLARAERNGLIMPINEWVIREACRQGASWREMGLPEFTVGVNLSPVQFQRQSVPLLVARILAETGLPPELLDLELTESIVLHDRKQVALQLQQLKDLGVMISIDDFGTGCSSLSYVKHFPVDRLKIDQSFVHDLLNNPSDAAIVRATINLGHSLGFEVIAEGVESEEVVQHLEMEHCDKAQGYYFGKPQSAEKLQQAIQSQITGNKPSIGQVKTIGFS is encoded by the coding sequence ATGGCACTCATCTTGATCGTTGATGATCAGAATACCAATCGACAGATTTATGCCCAGATCGCAAGGCGCATTGAGACCGAAATAGACGTGGTCACTTGCTCCGGACCGATCGAGGCGCTCTCCTGGTTGTCGCAGAACAGCCCGGATCTGATCTTGACCGACTTTTCCATGCCCGGAATGCAGGGCGATGATTTTATTGGCCAGATCCGGTCAGACCGGCGTCTGGCAGATGTGCCTGTCATTGTTGTTACCGTCTTTGAAGATCGCCGCCTGCGCCTGCGCGCTCTGGACGCCGGGGCGACGGATTTGTTGATCTCGCCCGTCGATCACCGCGAATTCATCGCAAGAGCCCGCAACCTCCTCAAAATGCACCGTCAGAGCAAAGTGCTCTCCAATCGCGCCAATTCCCTGCTCGAGTCCCTCAAGAAGAGCGAAAGCATTCTGGCCTGGACCCAGCGCGAAAGCGAGTCACGCCTCGTCAATGTGATCAACACGCTGCCCGTCATGGTCAGCGCGACGGACCTGGATGGCTGCTATCTTTTCATGAATGTCAATCAGGCCAATTATCTGGGTCTTAAGGTCGAGCAGGTGGTTGGCCGCCACAGGGCCGAAGTCTTTGGCTCTCAGGTGGCTGAACGCTATGATTCCATTGACCAACTGGTCATTGCGGCAAAACATGGAATCCGCTCCTTTGAGGAGGAGATTGTCGGTGCTGATGGCAGCAAGCGGATTTTCCTGACCAATAAATCGCCTCTGGTCGAGGGTGAAAAGGTCATCGGGGTGGTCACCTCGTCGCAGGATATCACCGATCGCAAGGCCGCCGAGACGCATCTGCATCATCTGGCCCATCACGACAGCTTGACGGGGCTCGCAAACCGCGCCCTGCTCAGGGATCGCGTCGAGAGGGAAATCGGGCGCTGCCGTCGCGGCGACGGGCGTTTTGCCCTGCATCTGATCGATCTGGATGGCTTCAAGCAGGTCAATGACGTGCATGGCCATGGAGTTGGCGATGAATTGCTGGTGCGCGTGGCGGAAGGCTTGCGCGCCATTGGTGGCAAGGAAGATCTGGTTGCCCGGCTCGGTGGCGACGAATTTGCCATTCTTCAGTCCAACATATCCTCCGATCGGCAGATCGAGGATATGTGCAAGGCCATTATGGAGCATATGCCCGGTACCATTGCTGGCGCCAAACTGTCCACTCCGGTCACCGCATCGGTTGGTATCGCGGTGCATCCTGAAGATGGCAACAGCTATGAACATCTCATGCGCAACGCCGACCTTGCCATGTATCGCACCAAGGCGGCCAACGGCAACGGCTTCAGCTTCTTTGTTGCCAACATGGATGTCAGGGCCCGCGAGGAGCAGCGTCTGGACAATACCCTGCGCGAGGCGCTGGAAAATAACCGCTTCGAGTTGCTCTATCAAAGACAGGTAGACATCAAGACCGGCCAGATTGTCGGCTGCGAAGCCTTGCTGCGCATGCGCGACATGCATGGTGGGCTGGTGGCTCCGAGTGAATTTCTGGCCCGCGCCGAACGCAACGGCCTCATCATGCCAATCAATGAATGGGTGATCCGCGAGGCCTGTCGTCAGGGCGCCAGCTGGCGCGAGATGGGGTTGCCCGAATTCACCGTCGGCGTCAATCTGTCTCCCGTCCAGTTCCAGCGCCAGTCGGTGCCGCTGCTGGTGGCCCGCATATTGGCAGAAACCGGATTGCCGCCGGAATTGCTGGATCTGGAACTGACCGAAAGCATCGTTCTGCATGATCGCAAGCAGGTGGCCTTGCAGCTGCAACAGCTCAAGGATTTGGGGGTCATGATCTCCATCGATGATTTCGGTACCGGTTGTTCCTCTCTTTCCTATGTGAAGCATTTTCCCGTTGACCGCCTCAAGATCGATCAGTCCTTCGTGCATGATCTTCTCAACAATCCCTCTGATGCTGCCATTGTCCGCGCTACCATCAACCTTGGCCATTCTCTCGGCTTTGAAGTCATCGCGGAAGGGGTGGAAAGCGAGGAAGTTGTCCAGCATCTGGAGATGGAACATTGTGACAAGGCGCAGGGCTATTATTTCGGCAAGCCGCAATCTGCAGAAAAATTGCAGCAGGCCATCCAGTCGCAAATTACCGGCAACAAACCCTCTATTGGTCAAGTCAAGACGATCGGATTTTCATGA
- a CDS encoding ATP-binding protein: MTGQSNPFEPIVDPVMRAVTFLSHRPDTEHVAIILRFCLVIFTWIFVGFDYLFQNKLASGAYDEIFAATGIFCLALALEATHLAFSPGVSSGRRLWAILSDLALLTYFAVRLGETGTVLYPFYLWIMLAAGFRYGNIYLLTAAILSVAALSAHYHLFGLWQSNYLVCWLQIFFVIMLALAMASFLDMIRRNIATAQNASRAKSAFLAGISHEVRTPLQAIKGLSDLLGDTRLDSEQRRMVGTISEAGNTLLVLINSLLDCARAETGNMPAREDDFDLFVLSGRLYRLFSEQARQKSLDLNFHFDPSLRRLYHGNLRFLEDILTNLIANAIKFTHHGQVTLRVRLLEENSRTHRICFEVIDTGIGIASEAQQRIFDRFIQSDDEVLAQFGGSGLGLALCRQYSELMGGEIEVSSSQGQGSTFTFTAPFGLMLKNGAARQKDDEGDFRHRRPVMVISPESGLLELDSHAAPVCDHYDNLHLALKKLAACQQDLMPSLIVIDRQGQGQEHDIALIKKQVVACGKGGFPLILWVCRENEQAEKLALIHPQHGLSFVDRHELQHRFCKLLRLAEHLHEQRGEKERAVSRISSHQAAQRLQILVADDNRTNQMVIEKMLLSLGHQVTLAENGRQAIAAIRYKAFDLAFLDIRMPVLDGLEASRRLMALAREGELQTLPTLYALTADPTLEMEQRCRQAGMKACLLKPIERERLKELLDVIVEQKQQIAENRKKMNISDNWGLEEMYSTQVIEDLRDLGGDQFVVDLAHQFSEDGILALKRLNRAVNECDDEDFRNGAHALRSAAANIGARSVFDLCLSWRDMTAAELDVEGSGHMLRLAANLNEAIGDLEHILSVTLPKPELSDAAAERTERIVNH, from the coding sequence ATGACCGGGCAGAGCAATCCCTTCGAGCCGATTGTTGACCCTGTTATGCGGGCAGTGACCTTTCTGTCCCATCGTCCAGACACGGAACATGTTGCGATCATCCTGCGCTTCTGCCTTGTCATCTTCACTTGGATCTTTGTCGGTTTCGACTATCTGTTTCAGAATAAACTGGCCTCCGGCGCCTATGACGAGATCTTCGCGGCGACAGGGATCTTCTGCCTTGCCCTTGCACTGGAGGCGACGCATCTGGCCTTTTCTCCCGGGGTTTCCAGCGGACGCAGACTGTGGGCCATTCTCTCGGATCTGGCGCTTCTGACCTATTTTGCCGTCCGGTTGGGAGAAACAGGCACCGTTCTTTATCCCTTCTATCTCTGGATCATGCTGGCGGCGGGTTTCCGCTATGGCAATATCTATCTGCTGACTGCGGCGATCCTTTCGGTTGCCGCCCTTTCTGCGCATTATCACCTCTTTGGATTGTGGCAGAGCAACTATCTGGTTTGCTGGCTCCAGATCTTTTTCGTCATCATGCTGGCGCTCGCAATGGCCTCTTTCCTAGACATGATCCGCCGCAACATTGCGACCGCCCAGAATGCTAGCCGTGCCAAATCGGCCTTTCTTGCCGGTATCAGTCATGAGGTGCGCACGCCGCTGCAGGCAATCAAGGGGCTCAGCGATCTGCTGGGGGACACAAGGCTGGATAGTGAGCAGCGCCGCATGGTTGGCACCATATCGGAAGCGGGCAACACGCTTCTGGTGCTGATCAACTCCTTGCTTGACTGTGCCAGAGCCGAGACGGGCAACATGCCGGCGCGCGAAGATGACTTTGACCTGTTCGTTCTGTCCGGTCGCCTCTATCGCCTCTTTTCCGAACAGGCACGTCAGAAATCTCTCGATCTGAACTTCCATTTCGATCCTTCCCTGCGGCGGCTTTATCATGGCAATCTGCGTTTTCTGGAAGATATTCTGACCAATCTGATCGCCAACGCCATCAAGTTTACCCATCATGGGCAGGTGACCTTGCGGGTTCGGCTGCTGGAAGAAAACAGCCGCACGCACAGGATTTGCTTCGAAGTGATCGATACCGGTATCGGCATCGCCAGCGAGGCCCAGCAACGCATTTTTGATCGCTTCATCCAGTCCGATGACGAGGTTCTGGCCCAGTTCGGCGGCTCCGGTCTTGGATTGGCGCTTTGCCGCCAATATTCGGAACTGATGGGGGGAGAGATCGAGGTTTCCTCCTCTCAGGGACAGGGCAGCACCTTCACATTCACCGCGCCTTTTGGCCTGATGCTGAAAAATGGCGCCGCAAGGCAGAAGGATGACGAAGGCGATTTCAGACACAGACGGCCTGTCATGGTTATTTCGCCAGAATCGGGATTGCTTGAGCTGGATTCCCATGCTGCGCCTGTTTGCGATCATTATGATAATCTGCATCTGGCCCTCAAAAAGCTTGCTGCATGTCAGCAGGACCTGATGCCTTCGCTGATCGTGATTGATCGGCAGGGGCAGGGGCAGGAGCATGACATTGCCCTGATCAAGAAGCAGGTGGTCGCCTGCGGCAAAGGTGGTTTCCCGCTCATTCTTTGGGTTTGTCGCGAGAATGAGCAGGCGGAAAAGCTGGCGCTCATTCATCCCCAGCATGGCCTTTCCTTTGTTGATCGGCATGAATTGCAGCACCGCTTCTGCAAACTGCTGCGTCTGGCCGAGCATCTGCACGAGCAAAGAGGGGAGAAGGAGAGAGCTGTCAGCCGGATCAGCAGTCATCAGGCTGCGCAAAGGCTGCAGATTCTGGTCGCTGATGACAATCGCACCAATCAGATGGTGATTGAAAAAATGCTGCTCAGCCTCGGCCATCAGGTGACGCTGGCTGAAAATGGCCGGCAGGCGATTGCGGCGATCCGCTACAAAGCCTTTGATCTGGCCTTTCTCGACATTCGCATGCCGGTTCTTGACGGGCTTGAGGCATCGCGTCGGCTCATGGCTCTGGCCCGTGAAGGAGAGCTTCAAACCCTGCCGACCCTCTATGCGCTGACCGCAGATCCGACACTGGAAATGGAACAAAGATGTCGACAGGCCGGAATGAAAGCCTGTCTGCTCAAGCCGATCGAGAGAGAGCGGCTGAAGGAATTGCTCGATGTCATTGTCGAGCAAAAACAGCAAATCGCTGAAAATCGCAAGAAAATGAATATTTCTGACAATTGGGGACTAGAAGAAATGTATTCAACGCAAGTTATTGAAGATTTGAGAGATCTTGGCGGCGACCAGTTTGTGGTCGATCTCGCCCATCAGTTCAGTGAAGATGGTATTCTGGCGCTGAAACGTCTCAACAGGGCAGTCAATGAATGTGACGATGAGGATTTTCGCAATGGTGCTCACGCCTTGCGCTCTGCTGCGGCCAATATCGGGGCGCGGTCTGTTTTCGACCTCTGTCTGTCATGGCGCGACATGACCGCCGCCGAGCTGGATGTGGAAGGCTCCGGGCATATGCTGCGACTGGCTGCCAATCTGAATGAAGCCATTGGCGATCTGGAGCATATTCTGTCGGTAACGCTGCCAAAGCCCGAGCTCTCAGACGCTGCCGCTGAGCGGACGGAGAGGATCGTCAATCACTGA
- a CDS encoding NAD(P)/FAD-dependent oxidoreductase has translation MGRLWDAIILGAGAAGLMAGIVAANRGKRILVLDHARVAGEKIRISGGGRCNFTNREVSAKNYISSNPRFCISALKAYAPQDFIKLIDSHGIAWHEKGLGQLFCDESAKDVVAMLLQELERAGGRLQLGTEIKAVERRGERFQVATSRGSEEAAALVVATGGKSIPKMGATGLGYDIARQFGLELLPTRAGLVPLTFSDSQKSFAAGLSGLSVDAEVRFGKVRFRHGLLFTHRGLSGPSILQISSYWQEGKPVTIDLAPDARCLENLMAARKSNPKQDVATSLSAFLPKRLAKAIVEREGASGHIAELGDKMLRKLDDAVHRWQVVPVGTEGYRTAEVTLGGVDTRGLSSKTMQANQVPGLYFIGEVVDVTGQLGGYNFQWAWASGAAAGRAL, from the coding sequence ATGGGCAGGCTCTGGGATGCAATCATTCTGGGGGCGGGAGCCGCTGGCCTGATGGCCGGGATCGTTGCCGCCAATCGCGGCAAGCGTATCCTCGTGCTTGATCATGCGCGTGTGGCCGGTGAAAAGATCCGTATCTCGGGCGGCGGTCGCTGCAATTTCACCAATCGCGAGGTGAGCGCCAAAAACTATATTTCCAGCAATCCCCGTTTCTGCATTTCCGCCCTCAAGGCCTATGCCCCGCAGGATTTCATCAAGCTCATCGATAGCCACGGCATTGCCTGGCATGAAAAGGGCCTGGGGCAACTCTTTTGCGACGAGAGCGCCAAAGACGTGGTTGCCATGCTGCTGCAAGAGCTGGAACGTGCCGGTGGTCGCCTTCAGCTTGGCACCGAGATCAAGGCGGTTGAAAGGCGCGGTGAGCGCTTTCAGGTCGCCACCAGCCGGGGCAGCGAAGAAGCCGCGGCTCTGGTCGTTGCCACTGGTGGCAAATCCATCCCCAAAATGGGCGCGACGGGGCTGGGCTATGATATCGCCAGACAGTTCGGCCTTGAGCTGCTGCCCACCAGAGCGGGGCTGGTTCCGCTCACCTTTTCCGATAGTCAGAAGAGCTTTGCTGCCGGGCTCTCGGGGCTTTCGGTTGACGCCGAGGTGCGTTTTGGCAAGGTGCGTTTCCGCCATGGGCTGCTCTTTACCCATCGCGGTCTGTCCGGCCCGTCGATCCTTCAGATTTCCTCCTATTGGCAGGAGGGAAAGCCGGTCACCATCGATCTGGCCCCAGATGCCCGCTGCCTTGAAAACCTGATGGCTGCCCGCAAGAGCAATCCCAAACAGGATGTGGCAACCAGTCTATCGGCCTTTTTGCCAAAGCGGCTGGCCAAGGCCATCGTCGAGCGGGAAGGGGCCAGCGGGCATATTGCCGAGCTGGGGGACAAGATGCTGCGCAAGCTCGATGATGCGGTGCATCGCTGGCAGGTGGTCCCGGTAGGAACAGAAGGCTACCGCACCGCAGAGGTGACGCTTGGCGGCGTGGATACCAGAGGGCTCTCCTCCAAGACCATGCAGGCCAATCAGGTGCCCGGGCTTTATTTCATTGGCGAAGTGGTTGATGTAACAGGCCAGCTGGGCGGCTATAATTTTCAGTGGGCATGGGCTTCTGGCGCAGCGGCAGGGCGGGCGCTCTAG
- a CDS encoding MmcB family DNA repair protein has product MSKMIKPDLTAPVDGRQSERALEIQRGTGRLLRRYGFVCLPEVTLKSGRRADLLAINPKGEIWIIEIKSSLADFRADSKWPDYWDYCDRLFFATNQETPEEIFPSEAGLIIADAHGAEIIRDIEHRKLAPARRKALTLHFAQIAAARLHAIHDPGVPTHIEPAKL; this is encoded by the coding sequence ATGAGCAAGATGATCAAACCCGACCTTACCGCGCCGGTCGACGGTCGCCAGTCGGAACGGGCGCTCGAGATCCAGCGCGGAACCGGCCGCCTCTTGCGCCGCTATGGATTTGTCTGCCTGCCGGAAGTAACCCTGAAATCGGGCCGCAGGGCCGATCTTCTGGCCATCAATCCCAAAGGCGAAATCTGGATCATCGAGATCAAGTCCTCTCTGGCCGACTTTCGCGCCGACAGCAAATGGCCCGACTATTGGGACTATTGCGATCGCCTGTTCTTCGCCACCAATCAGGAAACACCTGAGGAGATTTTCCCCTCGGAAGCAGGATTGATCATCGCCGACGCCCATGGGGCCGAGATCATAAGGGACATTGAGCATCGCAAGCTTGCGCCTGCCCGCAGAAAGGCCCTGACCTTGCATTTTGCCCAGATTGCCGCCGCCAGACTGCATGCCATCCATGATCCGGGAGTACCGACGCATATCGAGCCAGCCAAGCTGTAG
- a CDS encoding ActR/PrrA/RegA family redox response regulator transcription factor, whose product MTGRAEMTAIDQGISTQPGYLLLVDDDRPFLIRLARAMESRGFTVQSADNVADALSSVKTDPPRYAVVDMRLGDGNGLDVIEAIRDANPDARTIMLTGYGNITTAVTAVKLGAVDYLAKPADADDIFAALLNDGEAKAEPPENPMSADRVRWEHIQRVYELCDRNVSETARRLNMHRRTLQRILAKRAPR is encoded by the coding sequence ATGACAGGACGAGCAGAAATGACAGCAATTGATCAAGGAATAAGCACCCAGCCGGGCTATCTCTTGCTGGTTGACGATGATCGCCCATTTTTGATTCGTCTGGCGCGGGCCATGGAAAGTCGAGGCTTCACCGTGCAATCAGCAGACAATGTGGCCGATGCCCTTTCGTCTGTAAAGACGGATCCGCCACGCTATGCCGTCGTGGATATGCGCCTTGGAGACGGAAATGGTCTCGATGTCATAGAAGCGATCCGTGATGCCAACCCGGATGCACGCACCATCATGCTGACCGGCTATGGCAATATCACGACAGCGGTTACCGCAGTCAAACTGGGTGCGGTGGATTATCTGGCCAAGCCTGCCGATGCCGATGACATTTTCGCCGCCTTGCTCAATGATGGTGAGGCCAAGGCCGAACCGCCTGAAAATCCCATGTCGGCCGATCGCGTGCGTTGGGAGCATATCCAGCGGGTCTATGAGCTTTGTGATCGCAATGTCTCGGAAACTGCGCGCAGGCTCAACATGCATCGCCGCACATTGCAGCGGATTCTGGCCAAGCGGGCTCCCCGCTAA